The genomic DNA AAGACTTTGAGCAGAAAGGATTATTTCTAAAAGTTCAGGAAATTCAAATTGCTGACGGCAAACTCGCGATCGATGCCAACGCTTTTATTCAGGAGTTTCCGCCTGATTAAGCAGTATTCATTTCCCCTGATTCCCAGGTTATGACTCATTTCGGTGTCATTTGTCCGCCTTTGTCCGGTCATATTCATCCCCATGCTGCCCTGGGTCGTGAACTCCAGCTACGCGGACATCAAGTTACGATGCTGCAAATCCCTGATTTAGAATTCAAAGTGCGATCGGAGGGGTTGCAGTTCGCCGCAATTGGGCAGTCGCGCTATCAGCCTGGAACTCTGGCAAAAACGATGCAGCATCTTGCTACCCTGGACGGGATTCCTGCCCTGCAAGCATCGGTGGATTTTTGTGCGGATATTGCCGAAATGCTGTGTGAAGATGCCCCTGCTGCGATCGCTGCCGCTGGAATAGAATTTCTAATTGTCGATCAGCTTGAAATTGTGGATGAAACGATCGCCGAAGCGCTGGGACTGCCCTTTGTGTGCGTGAGCTGCGGTCAATCGCCGCCCAGCTTCCCGGAAATCCGATCGTCGTTGAATATGTGCCCCAGCTTGAGGTAATCGCCCAATCGAGTCTCACGATTACCCACGGCGGATTGAACACCGTCCTGGATTCCCTCGGCCACGGAGTCCCGATTGTCGCCATTCCCATTACCTTCGAGCAGCCCGGAACCGGATCGCGAATTCGCTGGATAGGCGTAGGGGAAGTGATTCCCGTCGATCG from Leptolyngbya ohadii IS1 includes the following:
- a CDS encoding nucleotide disphospho-sugar-binding domain-containing protein is translated as MPQLEVIAQSSLTITHGGLNTVLDSLGHGVPIVAIPITFEQPGTGSRIRWIGVGEVIPVDRLSVPILQSAIRQVLTNPLYRQNARRIQQAIERSGGVGRAADIVERVAQPKRKSVVLSAV
- a CDS encoding glycosyltransferase, whose translation is MTHFGVICPPLSGHIHPHAALGRELQLRGHQVTMLQIPDLEFKVRSEGLQFAAIGQSRYQPGTLAKTMQHLATLDGIPALQASVDFCADIAEMLCEDAPAAIAAAGIEFLIVDQLEIVDETIAEALGLPFVCVSCGQSPPSFPEIRSSLNMCPSLR